In Suricata suricatta isolate VVHF042 chromosome 14, meerkat_22Aug2017_6uvM2_HiC, whole genome shotgun sequence, one DNA window encodes the following:
- the SMAD7 gene encoding LOW QUALITY PROTEIN: mothers against decapentaplegic homolog 7 (The sequence of the model RefSeq protein was modified relative to this genomic sequence to represent the inferred CDS: deleted 2 bases in 1 codon), with amino-acid sequence MCGFSLMLFRMCLKINLGFYLFVCVFIYFCLLFKSTADCPDAVPSSAETGGTNYLAPGGLSDSQLLLEPGDRSHWCVVAYWEEKTRVGRLYCVQEPSLDIFYDLPQGNGFCLGQLNSDNKSQLVQKVRSKIGCGIQLTREVDGVWVYNRSSYPVFIKSATLDNPDSRTLLVHKVFPGFSIKAFDYEKAYSLQRPNDHEFMQQPWTGFTVQISFVKGWGQCYTRQFISSCPCWLEVIFNSR; translated from the exons ATGTGTGGTTTCTCTTTAATGCTGTTTAGAATGTGCTTAAAAATTAATCttggt ttttatttatttgtttgtgtatttatttatttctgtctccttttcaaaTCCACAGCAGACTGTCCAGATGCTGTGCCTTCCTCCGCTGAAACAGGGGGAACGAATTATCTGGCCCCTGGGGGGCTTTCAG ATTCCCAACTTCTTCTGGAGCCTGGGGATCGGTCACACTGGTGCGTGGTGGCATACTGGGAGGAGAAGACGAGAGTGGGGAGGCTCTACTGTGTCCAGGAGCCCTCCCTGGACATCTTCTATGATCTACCTCAGGGGAATGGCTTTTGCCTCGGACAGCTCAACTCCGACAACAAGAGTCAGCTGGTGCAGAAGGTGCGGAGCAAGATCGGCTGCGGCATCCAGCTGACGCGGGAAGTGGACGGCGTGTGGGTGTACAACCGCAGCAGCTACCCCGTCTTCATCAAGTCGGCCACACTGGACAACCCGGACTCCAGGACGCTGTTGGTACACAAAGTGTTCCCCGGTTTCTCCATCAAGGCTTTTGACTACGAGAAAGCGTACAGCTTGCAGCGGCCCAACGACCACGAGTTCATGCAGCAGCCGTGGACCGGCTTCACGGTGCAGATCAGCTTTGTGAAGGGCTGGGGCCAGTGCTACACCCGCCAGTTCATCAGCAGCTGCCCGTGCTGGCTCGAGGTCATTTTCAACAGCCGGTAG